A section of the Schistosoma haematobium chromosome ZW, whole genome shotgun sequence genome encodes:
- the XRCC4 gene encoding DNA repair protein xrcc4 (EggNog:ENOG410UID1~COG:L) yields MMGVQIKLCGDAKINGYTVIFVHQENSICITAIKNGLWYAVVDCVKLDEFCDLVKQTRNQYTQNLSESFSSSDPSSYFNLREEGANLNFVWSKEIKKGIKIIFGSFYLQPSYNPLESLCELTSLITNSLKESILCCSNFERENEKLKSLADMSVKKYEEVLSQIDDKEIVLLSKFSAVLNEKKRKLESYKCPTYAPSEVDKTSDKSSLQEDSDDLIPSKNCRKSKPVIGRRN; encoded by the exons ATGATGGGGGTGCAAATCAAGCTTTGTGGAGATGCGAAGATTAATGGCTATACAGTTATCTTTGTTCATCAAGAAAACTCTATTTGTATCACAGCCATTAAAAACGGCTTGTGGTATGCAGTAg TTGATTGTGTGAAACTTGATGAGTTTTGTGACCTCGTCAAGCAAACGCGTAACCAATATACACAGAATCTCTCAGAGTCTTTTAGTTCTTCCGACCCATCTAGCTACTTCAATTTAAGAGAAGAAGGGGCGAATTTAAATTTCGTATGGTCCAAAGAAATTAAGAAAGGCATTAAA ATCATCTTCGGATCTTTTTACTTACAACCTTCATATAATCCATTAGAATCACTTTGCGAATTAACGAGTCTAATCACCAATAGCCTCAAAGAATCGATTTTATGCTGCAGTAATTTCGAGAGAGAAAACGAGAAGCTAAAGTCTTTGGCTGATATGTCCGTAAAG AAATATGAAGAAGTGCTTTCTCAGATAGATGACAAAGAAATTGTTTTGCTCTCGAAGTTTTCAGCTGTTCtgaatgaaaagaaaagaaagttaGAAAGCTATAA ATGTCCAACTTATGCTCCAAGTGAAGTTGACAAAACATCAGATAAATCGTCATTGCAAGAGGATTCGGATGATTTAATACCTTCCAAGAACTGCAGAAAATCAAAACCTGTCATTGGTCGTCGTAACTGA